One Citrus sinensis cultivar Valencia sweet orange chromosome 5, DVS_A1.0, whole genome shotgun sequence genomic window, ATGAAGTCCCCCGAAACAAAATGAATTCCTCCTTACTCtgattattaataattgaagatttgagctaaacataaaaaatataattaaactcCCTAAATTTCAATAGCTCAATATCTCCCTCTTCGTGAAGTTGTGGAGTTTTATAATCTAACATAAAATTTGCAAGCGAATATTGGTTAGAGTGAGCTGAATGGGCCAATAGCGTGCCTGTTTTCAAGGTTAAAAATTAGAGTAGGGCCACTGACACCCTTTATTATCCTCACAACACTCCTTTCTTGATGTACTTTACGTAATTATACCAAACGACCTTTGATTCAATGGGAGAAGTCTTACACTTATAATGTTGAGTGTAAGGGTTCGAGTCTCCATAAGAGTATTATGGAGGTTAGTTTCAgttcttcctcaattatcaactaattgagtggagacagtCTCTCCCTTACAAAATGTGAATGGAGTAGGCActcctcgaatattagagaggttTTAAAGTATTTGGGCAAGTGCTTCAGTGATTTAATGTATGACAGTAGTCCCAGTTGTTTAATacgattgtaaatattgtaattgtaaTGTCTGATGTAATATCAATACAATATCTGTAtaacagaattaaaaaaaaaaagctttacGTAATTATATTTAAGATCAAACATATAATTCTGATTAAACCCAACTAATGTTTCTCTCTTTTGCACAAGAACACGATTCAAGAATCAATCTCCAATCCCTTATGCCAATCATAAAGTCTTATATGCCAAAAATCacttttacaattaatttttttaaaaaaaatatagtgttTTATATTCAGCTTACTTGTTCATCTACTTAATTGGCAGTCAACCAACCACAAAATTGGAGATTTACAGGACCAAAAATGCAAAGGTCCACGTTGAAATCAGCACCAGTGCTCCCAAACTGTACCTAAGCTGCCTCCCGCAGTGATGATTTAGTCCTTTTCgattaaatatatgattaatttagataataaaattaattatcatcaaATCACTTCTAttactgttaaaaaaaattcttttaaaaatctcaacttACCTCTcacttttgtttaaaaaaaaaaatcattaacccactcttttttgttttcatctttaaagaaaatgaaatgactttaaaatatttcatgaaattttttgaatagagggatgatttgaaaaaaaaaaaaagggttaaaaaaagaataatccGAAACCTACCTTAAAAACTACACTTATAAAAGTCCAACATCCTTTTTCTCGTCGCAGGGGTCCAAGAGGGAATATTCTGTGATATACCTTAAGAAAGCGCCAGAGAATGAAGTTGTGGACCCCAGAGATAGTTGTATACAAATCAATCATTTCGTTTTCTATCGTGATGTCCGAGTCAGCAGCCGCTTTGGCCGGTTTCCATTTCTAATCTTGGTGGTTGTTGACACCTACTTGTTCCAAGAGCATGGAGCGTTCACACTCAACATTGGTAAGGAGACTGTGCTATGAAATTAAATGGCCGCAAATCATACCAACTCATTTTGGTGTCTCAATTTCTTGCTAGGTGGAACCTTGAGAAGGCTACTGGAGAAAAACCTTCTGGTTTCTAGCTTGGACTTGggagtttatttttatttttttctgatttAAATTGCACCCCATCATACACGTTAAACATGAAAGTTGCTGGAAGCATGGTGTTAATATACAAGCAGTTTAAAGTTTAAACTGTACTCTAAAGAAATCTAGTGGGGATATACTCATTTATCCTAAGGGGAAAACTGTAGAACTCGTCATTTCTAGAGTCGCCCTTCCTGTGCTGGAAGGGTTTCCACCAGGGGAGTCCTCTGTCGGCAACTGTATCTCTTGCATCAAGTGTGTTATCTAGCACTGTCCCAACGATCATTGCTACGGTTGGAGGTGATGAAAAGATTGTGTTCCATATGTCATTAAACTGCAAAAGGCATCCAATGATCTCTATCAACATGTATTGATATAGAGCAGAGCgcaaaaacaaagaaaatagcATAGATAAACATTTGAATGCTGACTAATGACCTGCACAAAGCAATATTGTCAGCCTCACAACTAAAAAGGTTTTCCCGATATAAATTCATGCTAAGAGTCAACTCAACCATTCTCATAGTAAGAGAAACCCACTGATCTCTTCAGTTTTTGCTGGGGCAAGTAAATAGAGACACCATCCCTAATTCAATCCCATGAATTTTAAGTGTGTGCACGTGTACTCATATGTGCATGAGGGCACATTCAATGCAGAGAAAGACAAATCCCCGGAGTTTTAACttcagtaaatttttttattttttttggggtttgcCAAATCAGCATCCTTTGGTTAATTGGGGGCCAAAAATGGTGATCCAACATTATCACCAAGGGATTCATATAAGGATATAAAGAGGAAATTCAAGACTAAGCCTAACTGCGGTAGGCTATAGGGGAATTTCATCATGCCTCAGAGCATGCGATTTGCATGTAGCAAATGCTCGGCTGTGCTCTAGTGCCTATCTCTTTCATGTGCAGGGCCACTGCAGATTCTAATACCATTCCATACCTATAGTTAGTTCTCTCGCATCTTACCTTACAGGCTTACACTTCTAAATTCCAAGAGACAATGTTGTAATACAAAGTAACAAACGATACATCcaaagatgaagaaggaaaatagaaaatatagcTTTTTCTCTGAGCAACTTACCCATCCACCACCCGTTCTAACTGGCCCATGACCATCCTCAGTGGTTTTCGAGGCAAAGTATTGAGGAATTGATATGCCAAGGAACAGAGAGAGGcccaaaatataaatgtttcTCATGGAATTATTATTTGCAAACTGTATGAAAGTAATCCCAACAGCAGCTGAAAAAGGGAGGGACAATTAGCAAATTTTTGTTAAGGAATTTATGAACagtgaaaaaatatgaaaaattacaaagaattaCTAACCAACTATGCCTAATAGAACACAGTATATGGCAGCAAATATTGGCAATGGAATGGATGCAAAGAAGGCACCAAACTTCCCTGAAAACATATCACAGTCAAAtacaaagtgataaataagATCAGATATCAAGTTATTATGAGGGTagaaaaacaaaccaaatatGGAGAAAAATATCATGAACGCAGTTGAAATCTGCACCACTCTTCTGCTGCCTATGTGTGTTAGGCCGAGGAGGCCAACATTTTCCCTGCAATATCATTCAGCTGGTGAACCaggcgaaaaaaaaaaaattccacgTTTTCACACGGTACACTGCTCTACATAGATCGGTTTTACATGCTTCCTTACACAGATGCAGTAGTACCAACAAGAGAACCAaaaattccttcaaccagcaTGCCAATACCCTGCACATTATTAAACACAACCAGTATTCATCTAGATGGTCAGCTAATACCAAGAATTCATTGCATATGTGAAAATATAgagaaataaataagcaaaagaaaatggagCAAAGAGCTCAGTGACAGGACCTGCAGGCCAATACTTCGGCTGAGGACATGTGCTGGAGGAGCTGTAGCACCTGCAAACCGTGATGCTGCAATAAATGTTCCAGTTGACTGCATGAAATGTTTAAGAAAGCAAATAGTTAAACAGCAGATTTCTCTACTCTGTCCAGATGAAACAAGAGGAGCAGGTTTCAAATTTAGCCTCTGCACCATTTAGGACCcagaatatatttaaattatatccaGAACCTAAGTAACTTACATAAGGaggtcaaaattttaaaatagataaaaatagaaattcatatatcaaaatttttgaattgtgCTATTGAAATTCTCTGAAATAACAATTGAACCTCTGCAGATGTTACAAGTGCTGCTCCTATCATCCCAAAGACATGGCTTGCTCTGAATATGGGAGTACCCCACTGAAATGGGTAAGGAACCTTAATCCTAAATAAGAAAGAACATAAATAATGCATCAAGCAAAGaatgatttctttttaaaggaaaatctCATCCATTTAAGCATGAGTGAAGCCAAATCATTTGGTTAATACCAAGGAGCAGAAGACAAAAGATAAGAACGATCTGTGCGGCAGCTCAGTTTAGTTTGCTCTGGAACATTATTGTAAGCACCAGCTGCAGTGAGGATGGCAGCAAAAGCCCAAACAACTCCAATGCAGAAAAGCAAAGCAAACCTCTCAACTATAAAGTGGGCCTTCGGATGTAAGCGCTTCAAATACTGCCAAGTACATaagattttgttatatttaaagAAGAATACTCGTATAGTCTTACTAATTGCGgcaatttgaagaaaatatatcACCTGTTGACAAATCACCAGTAGAACCAACATAGGCAGGCCGATTTCCACGCAGTTACCAAGCTGTACAAATGGCATAAAGTTATTGTCTGGATTACTATTAAATCTTCAATGCTGTGAAGATTAAAGAACCTCAATAAGAATATTACCAGAGGGAAGCCCCTCATGAACAGACCAAGCCCAACCACACAAACAAATGGTACGATTACAATGGGACTAAAGAATCTGAAATGAGTGGAAGTAAAGAGAGACAATCAGAATAGCTAGTCACAAGATCCAACTTTCAAGAATAGGTATCCAACTATAACTAAAAAGATGCCAGAGAGCTTTGAGGATTAATtttgatgagaaaaaaaaattagataatcaAACTACACTATGGTACCTTGCTAAATTTCCCCAGGCCCCACTATATCCAAGCACAATGTTGATAAATGAAGAAACTATAAGTGATCCTTGAATAGTTCTGATTGTGTGGCGAAACCTCTGCAAGCAGCAATCATAGCATTAGTGCAATCAGAAGAGATGACAATGGCAAGGTAAAGAGTTGATAATCACAAAGCAGCTTTAGGTAATTGTGAACACGCCATGGTAACACAAGAGTTTTTATAAGTTGTAAGTTATTACTAATCCTGAACATCATCATACAAGGTCTCTTATGCGGAAAAGGAATAAATCTATGTATCTCACATACGAATGTAACAtgcatcaatttttttgtttttttcatttcaattgcATCTCATTTGAACTTTCCATACATCATGCTCAGATGTGAAGCTCCCGTCATTGTAATCATTGATGATTGACAATACTGGCAGGGTGAAAGCAGCGGATGGACCCATCACCGTAGGAAGTCTTGTCCCAAAAAGTGTTTGAAGCAGCGTATTCAGACCCGACATGAACAACAAAGATTGAATCACTCGCCCCTTATCACCCTGTTCATAGCAAACACCAAATTGAGATAGCTTAAGCTGATATTCATTTATCTATTAGCCACAGAAAAACAGACAGTGCACATGACTTACATGGCCCCCACCCATTAGAGGCACCAGTGTACTGGAAATTAAG contains:
- the LOC102628414 gene encoding nucleobase-ascorbate transporter 3; amino-acid sequence: MGETAGHHPPPPPQAAPPSLGLSRGPIWTPAEQLQQLQYCIHSNPPWPQALLLAFQHYIVMLGTTVLISSTLVPLMGGGHGDKGRVIQSLLFMSGLNTLLQTLFGTRLPTVMGPSAAFTLPVLSIINDYNDGSFTSEHDRFRHTIRTIQGSLIVSSFINIVLGYSGAWGNLARFFSPIVIVPFVCVVGLGLFMRGFPLLGNCVEIGLPMLVLLVICQQYLKRLHPKAHFIVERFALLFCIGVVWAFAAILTAAGAYNNVPEQTKLSCRTDRSYLLSSAPWIKVPYPFQWGTPIFRASHVFGMIGAALVTSAESTGTFIAASRFAGATAPPAHVLSRSIGLQGIGMLVEGIFGSLVGTTASVENVGLLGLTHIGSRRVVQISTAFMIFFSIFGKFGAFFASIPLPIFAAIYCVLLGIVAAVGITFIQFANNNSMRNIYILGLSLFLGISIPQYFASKTTEDGHGPVRTGGGWFNDIWNTIFSSPPTVAMIVGTVLDNTLDARDTVADRGLPWWKPFQHRKGDSRNDEFYSFPLRINEYIPTRFL